A genomic segment from Bubalus kerabau isolate K-KA32 ecotype Philippines breed swamp buffalo chromosome 14, PCC_UOA_SB_1v2, whole genome shotgun sequence encodes:
- the DERL1 gene encoding derlin-1 isoform X2, producing the protein MLLFNWICIVITGLAMDMQLLMIPLIMSVLYVWAQLNRDMIVSFWFGTRFKACYLPWVILGFNYIIGGSVINELIGNLVGHLYFFLMFRYPMDLGGRNFLSTPQFLYRWLPSRRGGVSGFGVPPASMRRAADQNGGGGRHNWGQGFRLGDQ; encoded by the exons ATGCTCCTCTTCAACTGGATTTGCATCGTG ATTACGGGCTTAGCAATGGATATGCAG TTGCTGATGATTCCTCTGATCATGTCAGTACTTTATGTCTGGGCCCAGCTGAATCGAGACATGATTGTGTCATTTTGGTTTGGAACACGATTTAAG GCTTGTTATTTACCTTGGGTTATCCTTGGATTCAACTATATCATTGGAGGCTC GGTCATCAATGAGTTAATTGGAAATCTCGTCGGacatctgtatttcttcctcaTGTTCAGATACCCGATGGACTTGGGAGGGAGGAATTTTCTATCCACGCCTCAGTTTTT GTACCGTTGGCTACCCAGCAGGAGAGGAGGGGTATCGGGGTTTGGCGTGCCCCCAGCTAGCATGAGGCGAGCGGCCGATCAGAACGGCGGAGGCGGTCGACACAACTGGGGCCAGGGCTTTCGGCTCGGGGACCAGTGA